Proteins from a single region of Rhodospirillales bacterium:
- a CDS encoding phosphotransferase → MSQALQNLLFDEDHRQMFLKKHGWEIMHSVGQDSSIRRYFRVSKGSQNAILMETVPDGSTHATPGHSLDDFIRIASWLRDIGLKAPEIYEQDLKNGYLLLEDLGDLCFRDALDSGEDASMLYGLARDILDHIAAQNCSLDLPDYYDAHVHRRHRRIVDWFIPLMRGTPNEEGLVEEYLTVWRGIESSAPPVRQGFLHIDFHAQNLMWLPSETGLKRCGILDFQGAMLGPRPYDLGNILEDARRDVPAEVKSHILDQLSEDERIWFRILATQFHCRVIGQFIKQAVIDENPAYLKHVPRLQNYLANGPKDPILTPLARWFTQQRIDFSSAASLENLEILRPLIAEDAQ, encoded by the coding sequence GTGTCTCAAGCATTACAAAATCTTCTCTTTGACGAGGATCATCGCCAGATGTTTTTAAAAAAACATGGTTGGGAAATAATGCATTCAGTTGGACAGGATTCCTCTATCCGCCGTTATTTCCGGGTATCCAAAGGATCGCAAAACGCAATTTTAATGGAAACGGTTCCCGACGGCTCTACCCATGCCACGCCTGGCCACAGCCTTGATGATTTTATCCGCATCGCCAGTTGGCTCCGCGACATTGGCCTTAAGGCCCCCGAGATTTATGAACAAGACCTGAAAAACGGATATTTGCTGCTCGAAGATCTTGGCGATTTATGTTTTCGCGACGCGTTAGATTCTGGCGAAGACGCGTCCATGTTATACGGCTTGGCACGCGACATTCTGGACCATATCGCTGCGCAAAATTGTTCGCTGGATCTCCCCGATTATTACGACGCTCATGTTCATCGCCGTCATCGCCGCATCGTTGATTGGTTTATACCGCTAATGCGCGGAACGCCTAATGAAGAAGGGTTGGTTGAAGAATACCTCACTGTTTGGCGGGGAATTGAGTCCAGTGCTCCTCCAGTCCGGCAAGGGTTTCTGCATATAGACTTTCATGCACAAAATTTGATGTGGTTGCCCAGTGAAACAGGCCTAAAACGCTGCGGCATTCTCGATTTTCAGGGGGCTATGCTCGGCCCCCGTCCCTACGATCTTGGTAATATCCTCGAAGATGCGCGCCGCGATGTTCCTGCAGAGGTAAAAAGCCACATTCTTGATCAATTAAGTGAAGACGAACGCATCTGGTTTCGCATTCTCGCTACGCAGTTCCATTGCCGCGTTATCGGTCAATTCATCAAGCAGGCCGTAATCGATGAAAATCCCGCCTATTTAAAGCATGTCCCGCGCCTGCAAAACTATCTAGCTAATGGTCCGAAAGATCCGATCCTCACGCCGCTTGCCCGTTGGTTCACGCAGCAGAGGATAGATTTTTCATCTGCCGCATCGCTGGAAAATTTAGAAATCCTTCGCCCCCTTATTGCTGAAGACGCGCAGTAG
- a CDS encoding DUF2157 domain-containing protein encodes MTSDAMSKKDALEQIVALARAHDITLDEIGAHLTKGALKDKSGGWLSRVLGYLGAAFIFGGLALFITMIWDDLNSPARVIITYGPGIVAFILGIMVLKDERYEKASTPLFLKSAVLLPTGMFVFLHEYADGDDAQLAAMIVFGILSLQFLLPFFKLQRTSLLFFAFLFWNSSVGILMERAEVPGELIGIGLGVSIMAVAWTIDRTQYRAIAPFYYFLGSVGLLWSVFDAVEGIPVIDILYLPLTIFLMLVSTRMHSRTLLLVSTFALLGFLGYYTDEYFADVTGWPIALMLMGFMLIGVSAYAVKLGRQIGKKPL; translated from the coding sequence ATGACTAGTGACGCGATGAGCAAAAAAGACGCGCTGGAGCAAATCGTAGCTTTGGCGCGGGCGCATGATATTACGCTGGATGAAATCGGTGCACATCTGACCAAGGGGGCGTTGAAAGACAAAAGCGGCGGCTGGTTGAGCCGGGTTTTGGGCTATCTGGGCGCGGCGTTTATTTTTGGCGGGCTGGCGCTGTTTATCACGATGATCTGGGACGATCTGAACAGCCCGGCGCGGGTGATTATTACCTATGGGCCGGGGATTGTTGCCTTTATCCTCGGCATTATGGTTTTGAAAGATGAGCGCTATGAAAAGGCCTCGACGCCGTTATTTCTGAAAAGCGCAGTGTTGCTGCCTACGGGTATGTTTGTTTTCCTGCATGAATATGCCGATGGCGACGATGCACAATTGGCGGCCATGATTGTCTTTGGAATTTTATCTTTACAATTCCTGTTGCCGTTTTTCAAACTTCAGCGTACAAGCCTGCTGTTTTTTGCGTTTCTGTTCTGGAATTCATCAGTCGGCATTTTGATGGAGCGCGCCGAGGTCCCCGGCGAGTTGATCGGCATTGGGTTGGGAGTCTCGATTATGGCGGTGGCCTGGACAATTGATCGTACGCAGTACCGCGCCATTGCTCCTTTTTATTACTTTTTAGGGAGCGTCGGTTTGCTGTGGTCGGTGTTTGATGCTGTTGAGGGTATACCCGTCATTGATATTCTCTATTTACCGCTTACCATATTTTTGATGCTGGTCAGCACGCGAATGCATAGCCGGACTTTGCTTCTGGTTTCAACTTTCGCTTTGCTGGGCTTTTTGGGATATTACACCGATGAATATTTCGCCGATGTGACGGGTTGGCCGATTGCGTTGATGCTGATGGGCTTTATGCTGATCGGGGTGAGCGCCTACGCGGTGAAGCTGGGGCGGCAAATCGGTAAAAAGCCCCTTTAA
- a CDS encoding class I SAM-dependent methyltransferase, producing MSEEADTKDEMNRMYRWTRHVYDASRKYFLLGRDQLINTLRLKDGEHVCEVGCGTARNLIKMARRYPKTHFYGLDASDEMLKTARGSLKFSGLSERVHVKQSFAQNFDPQELFNLSAPLDKILFSYALSIIPPWQDSIDHAVQLLATGGEIHIVDFGDMKDQPAWFKKIIFWWISLFHVYHKPEILEHLQDLVRNGQGTLNITHLYNGYAYLAVFKKT from the coding sequence ATGAGTGAAGAGGCAGACACAAAAGACGAAATGAACCGCATGTATCGCTGGACGCGTCACGTTTACGATGCGAGCCGGAAATATTTCCTGCTGGGCCGCGACCAGTTGATCAATACATTGCGTCTGAAAGACGGCGAGCATGTTTGTGAAGTAGGATGCGGAACAGCGCGCAACCTGATCAAAATGGCAAGGCGTTATCCGAAAACACATTTTTATGGTCTGGATGCTTCAGATGAAATGCTCAAAACCGCACGCGGATCTTTGAAATTTTCGGGGCTGAGTGAACGCGTTCATGTCAAACAAAGTTTTGCGCAGAATTTTGATCCTCAAGAGTTATTTAATCTTAGCGCTCCGCTGGATAAAATCTTGTTTTCCTACGCGCTTTCTATTATTCCGCCATGGCAGGACTCTATCGATCATGCGGTGCAACTGCTGGCGACGGGCGGTGAAATCCATATTGTTGATTTTGGCGATATGAAGGACCAGCCCGCGTGGTTTAAAAAAATAATATTCTGGTGGATTTCCCTGTTCCATGTCTATCACAAGCCTGAAATTTTAGAGCATTTGCAAGATCTTGTCCGCAACGGCCAGGGCACGCTCAACATTACCCATCTGTATAACGGTTATGCGTATCTGGCGGTATTTAAGAAAACCTAA
- a CDS encoding succinate dehydrogenase assembly factor 2 produces MTVESLENKRKRLIFRSEHRGTKEMDLLLGSFARKYVPDFSEDELSQYDEILKENDPDLYNWITGKNEAPANIMNPVFKRLMKHRYA; encoded by the coding sequence ATGACAGTAGAATCGCTTGAAAATAAACGCAAGCGCCTGATCTTTCGTTCCGAACATCGCGGGACGAAGGAGATGGACCTCTTGCTCGGCTCCTTCGCCCGCAAATATGTCCCGGATTTCAGCGAAGATGAGCTGTCACAATACGATGAAATCCTAAAAGAAAACGATCCCGATCTTTATAATTGGATCACCGGTAAGAACGAAGCCCCCGCTAATATTATGAATCCCGTATTCAAACGATTAATGAAACACCGCTACGCTTAG
- the recG gene encoding ATP-dependent DNA helicase RecG, which yields MSRPFELDALFRSLTALPGVGPRNAKLFEKLCGGPKVLDLLWHFPVDFIDRRFSPAIAEAPEGRVATMEVTVTNHIPNARRNQPYRVKVRDESGVMTLTFFHARKDWIEKQLTERENVIVSGKIEYYQGNPQMVHPDIAAVEERTSLETVEPIYPLTAGLTNKVVRKAMTGALGFVSKLPEWLEPEYKKRQKWDDWDVALASAHEPENMQALLSEHPARARLAYDELLANQLTLALVRHRQKRIGGRVYKCNSVLRGKLLEALPFALTRAQKRALTEIDKDMHAPTRMLRLLQGDVGSGKTVVAAMAMLSAVETGAQAAIMAPTEILARQHAESLKPLLEACGARFVILTGRDKGKTREVLLEQIANGPEKNGAQIVIGTHALFQEGVEFADLGLAVIDEQHRFGVHQRLMLTAKGRGTDVLVMTATPIPRTLTMTAYGDMDVSRLDEKPPGRKPVETLLIPNDKLEDMIEGLARKIKDGARVYWVCPLVEESEVLDLAAAEERFDILRYRFGKVGLVHGRMKAQDKDEVMQRFAAGELDILVATTVIEVGVNVPEATIMVIEHAERFGLSQLHQLRGRVGRGRDQSYCFLVYAGPLGETAKERLSIMRQTEDGFLIAEKDLELRGAGDILGVKQSGLPVFRLANLSVHGELLAAARDDAQLIMERDPELESERGKALKTLLYLFERDQAIQYLRSG from the coding sequence ATGTCCCGACCGTTTGAACTTGATGCGCTGTTTCGAAGCCTGACCGCCTTGCCCGGTGTAGGGCCTCGCAATGCCAAGCTGTTTGAAAAGCTCTGTGGCGGGCCGAAGGTACTCGATTTGCTCTGGCATTTTCCGGTGGATTTCATCGACCGGCGGTTTTCTCCGGCCATTGCCGAAGCGCCGGAGGGGCGCGTGGCGACGATGGAAGTTACGGTGACAAACCATATCCCTAATGCACGGCGCAACCAGCCCTATCGCGTTAAGGTGCGTGATGAAAGCGGCGTTATGACGCTGACCTTTTTCCATGCCCGTAAAGACTGGATTGAAAAACAGCTCACTGAGCGGGAAAATGTGATTGTCAGCGGCAAAATCGAATATTATCAGGGCAACCCGCAAATGGTGCATCCGGATATTGCAGCGGTGGAGGAACGCACCAGTCTGGAAACTGTCGAGCCGATTTACCCTTTAACAGCGGGACTGACGAATAAGGTTGTGCGCAAGGCTATGACGGGCGCACTTGGGTTTGTTTCTAAATTGCCGGAATGGCTTGAGCCGGAATATAAGAAACGCCAGAAATGGGACGATTGGGACGTAGCGTTGGCAAGCGCCCATGAGCCGGAAAATATGCAAGCATTGTTATCCGAGCATCCGGCGCGGGCGCGACTGGCTTATGACGAATTGCTCGCCAATCAATTGACATTGGCTTTGGTGCGTCATCGTCAAAAACGAATTGGCGGGCGGGTTTATAAGTGCAACAGCGTTTTGCGTGGTAAGTTGTTGGAAGCCCTGCCCTTTGCACTGACCAGAGCACAAAAGCGGGCCTTGACCGAGATTGATAAAGATATGCATGCGCCAACGCGGATGCTACGCCTGTTGCAGGGCGATGTGGGCAGTGGGAAAACGGTGGTGGCGGCGATGGCAATGCTTTCGGCTGTAGAAACTGGCGCGCAGGCTGCTATAATGGCTCCGACTGAAATTTTGGCACGCCAACATGCGGAAAGTTTAAAACCATTGCTGGAAGCTTGCGGTGCACGATTCGTGATTTTAACAGGCCGGGACAAGGGTAAGACGCGCGAGGTTTTACTGGAGCAAATCGCGAACGGCCCGGAAAAAAATGGCGCGCAGATTGTCATCGGTACGCATGCTCTTTTTCAGGAAGGTGTTGAGTTTGCTGATTTGGGCCTTGCCGTAATTGACGAGCAGCACCGCTTTGGTGTGCATCAGCGTTTGATGCTGACAGCCAAGGGACGCGGCACCGATGTTCTGGTGATGACAGCGACGCCGATCCCACGAACACTGACTATGACAGCCTATGGCGATATGGATGTCAGCCGTCTGGATGAAAAGCCGCCGGGACGCAAACCGGTGGAAACACTATTGATCCCCAATGACAAGCTGGAGGATATGATTGAGGGCCTCGCACGAAAGATCAAGGACGGAGCGCGAGTGTATTGGGTGTGCCCGCTGGTTGAGGAATCCGAAGTGCTTGATCTGGCCGCGGCGGAAGAACGGTTTGATATTTTGCGTTATCGTTTCGGCAAGGTCGGCCTTGTCCACGGGCGGATGAAGGCGCAGGACAAAGACGAGGTGATGCAGCGCTTTGCCGCCGGAGAGCTGGATATCTTGGTAGCCACAACGGTGATTGAGGTCGGGGTCAATGTGCCGGAAGCAACCATCATGGTGATTGAGCATGCCGAGCGGTTCGGGCTGTCGCAACTTCACCAGTTGCGCGGACGCGTGGGCCGTGGGAGGGATCAGAGCTATTGCTTTTTGGTATATGCCGGACCACTGGGGGAAACCGCGAAAGAGCGTTTGTCGATTATGCGTCAGACCGAGGACGGGTTTTTAATCGCCGAAAAGGATCTGGAATTGCGTGGCGCGGGTGATATTCTGGGGGTTAAGCAAAGTGGACTGCCCGTCTTCAGGCTGGCGAATTTATCAGTGCACGGGGAATTGCTGGCGGCGGCGCGCGATGATGCGCAATTAATTATGGAGCGTGACCCTGAGTTGGAAAGCGAACGCGGGAAAGCGCTGAAAACCCTGCTCTATCTATTCGAGCGCGATCAGGCAATACAATATTTACGGTCAGGCTGA
- a CDS encoding gamma-glutamyl-gamma-aminobutyrate hydrolase family protein (Members of this family of hydrolases with an active site Cys residue belong to MEROPS family C26.), giving the protein MNAHKNIKPDNHVRVGILAERNENGEVSICERWARPFEKAGMNVEYIPVGAENIDEILDRIHGLLLPGGDSNINPYFYDPGQLNDHLSIAQQRDIARDRTAIALAQKAYALNIPTLGICRGMQEMLVAFGGALETLNTQINHAQGYNAVLADGTRCFETMDRPVHEIEIVPGGLLDSIYDKKNFFVNSIHMQGITHEFWQHDRNKDLREVFRVEAYAPDGVIEAISTHREHEKRFFVGLQAHFELPGALHISIFTPFRREIRDYAANKS; this is encoded by the coding sequence ATGAACGCCCACAAGAATATAAAACCGGACAATCATGTCCGCGTTGGCATCCTCGCCGAAAGAAATGAAAATGGTGAGGTATCTATTTGTGAACGCTGGGCGCGTCCATTTGAAAAAGCAGGGATGAATGTTGAATATATTCCCGTTGGTGCTGAAAATATTGATGAAATCTTAGACCGTATTCATGGCTTGCTGCTTCCCGGTGGTGATTCAAACATCAATCCGTATTTCTACGATCCAGGCCAACTCAATGACCATCTCTCCATAGCACAGCAGCGCGATATTGCCCGCGACCGCACAGCCATTGCATTGGCCCAAAAAGCCTACGCCTTAAACATCCCGACATTGGGTATTTGCCGCGGTATGCAGGAAATGCTTGTGGCCTTTGGCGGTGCGCTTGAAACGCTGAATACTCAAATCAATCACGCCCAAGGCTATAATGCTGTTCTGGCCGACGGCACCCGCTGCTTTGAAACCATGGATCGCCCCGTCCACGAAATAGAAATCGTGCCTGGCGGCCTTCTGGATAGCATCTATGATAAGAAAAACTTCTTCGTAAACTCCATCCATATGCAAGGCATCACCCATGAATTCTGGCAACATGATCGCAATAAAGATTTACGGGAGGTTTTCAGAGTCGAAGCCTATGCCCCAGACGGAGTGATTGAGGCAATTAGCACCCATCGCGAACATGAAAAGCGATTTTTTGTAGGTCTGCAGGCTCATTTCGAGTTACCAGGTGCATTGCACATTTCAATCTTCACCCCATTCCGCCGTGAAATTCGTGATTATGCCGCCAATAAATCTTAA
- a CDS encoding DUF3419 family protein, with protein MTQPTATNENEKPDGALLKTAVHEHKAISKRGFLERLFTLSFRGFVYPQIWEDPEVDLAALKLDKTSRVMTIASGGCNVMNYLTESPDKVKVIDLNPAHVALTRLKIAAIKHLPDYESFFAFFGHADEKRNIENYDTYIAPHLDAFSKKYWEGWSPLRGRRINYFTKNLYQFGLLGRFISLVHILAKIYGQDPREILEAKTQKEQGEIFDRTLGPIFEKKFVRFICNMPPALYGLGIPPSQFDDLKGEADMADVLKARLRRLAVDFPIEDNYFAWQAFGRGYDRAYKKAVPRYLKEEYYETLKANVDKVEVHHTTITGFLQSQPASSLDCYVFLDAQDWMNDKALNVLWSEVVRTACPGGRIIFRTAGDESPLTNALSKDILEKFDYDPTLSAEAVKKDRSSIYGGFHVYTFKAGKEAAAKKKKAA; from the coding sequence ATGACGCAGCCAACCGCAACCAATGAAAATGAAAAGCCCGACGGTGCATTGCTAAAAACAGCGGTGCATGAACACAAAGCTATCAGCAAACGTGGTTTTTTAGAGCGGTTGTTTACGCTTTCGTTTCGCGGATTTGTCTATCCGCAGATCTGGGAAGATCCGGAAGTTGATCTTGCGGCGCTGAAGCTTGATAAAACCAGCCGGGTTATGACGATTGCTTCGGGCGGATGTAATGTGATGAATTACCTGACCGAAAGCCCGGACAAGGTCAAGGTTATAGACCTTAACCCGGCGCATGTGGCGTTGACCCGGCTTAAGATCGCCGCGATTAAGCATCTGCCGGATTATGAAAGTTTCTTTGCGTTTTTTGGGCACGCTGATGAAAAACGTAATATTGAAAATTACGATACATACATTGCGCCGCATCTGGATGCTTTTTCCAAGAAATACTGGGAAGGGTGGAGTCCATTGCGAGGTCGGCGTATCAATTACTTTACCAAAAATTTGTACCAGTTTGGATTGCTGGGGCGGTTTATTTCGCTCGTGCATATTCTGGCAAAAATTTACGGGCAGGATCCACGGGAGATTTTAGAAGCCAAGACACAAAAGGAACAGGGTGAAATTTTTGACCGCACTTTGGGGCCGATCTTTGAGAAGAAGTTCGTGCGCTTTATTTGTAATATGCCTCCTGCCCTGTATGGTCTTGGCATTCCCCCGTCACAGTTCGATGACCTGAAAGGTGAGGCCGACATGGCCGATGTCCTGAAAGCGAGATTGCGCCGTCTGGCCGTGGATTTTCCAATTGAGGATAATTATTTCGCCTGGCAAGCCTTTGGGCGGGGCTATGATCGTGCGTATAAAAAGGCTGTGCCGCGCTATTTGAAAGAGGAATATTACGAAACACTGAAAGCCAACGTGGATAAAGTTGAGGTTCACCACACAACAATTACCGGGTTTTTGCAATCACAGCCGGCAAGCAGTCTGGATTGTTACGTCTTTCTGGATGCACAAGACTGGATGAATGATAAGGCCCTGAACGTTCTGTGGAGTGAGGTTGTTCGCACGGCGTGTCCAGGCGGGCGCATTATCTTCCGCACTGCCGGGGACGAAAGCCCGCTCACCAACGCGCTTTCAAAAGACATTTTGGAAAAATTTGATTATGACCCGACACTCTCTGCCGAAGCCGTGAAGAAAGACCGCTCGTCGATTTATGGCGGGTTTCATGTCTATACTTTTAAGGCTGGAAAAGAAGCTGCAGCAAAAAAGAAAAAAGCGGCATAG
- the mfd gene encoding transcription-repair coupling factor: MAQTAENIEVSQNVIYGAVEGQDARLLAARAREIMPADKVLVHIALDDARMAILGELLAFFAPDAHVIEFPAWDCLPYDRVSPNADIVVKRVTALTQMLNWEKESKRYPRIVLTTINAVTQRVMPKDVLDGASFAAQKGSPLNVAALQNFLTQNGYTRTQTVREAGEYAMRGGIIDLFPPGYSDPLRLDLFGDEIETIRSFDPLTQRTHTDVKSLQLRPVTEFFLNEESIDRFRSSYREAFGVVQGSDPLYESVSEGRRYNGMEHWLPLFYEGMSTVLDYAGQYEVILDHHARRAEGERLKQIRDFYQSRQTLKDAALKKKKKSKDISLSGAFYNPLPPERLYLGEIEWAATVADAQLLSPFGAPGQGHSPVKKARDFADIRALPDGDVIDELKTHIAGLANGERKILIACFSEGSKQRLQGLMEEDGIGPIKAVTNAEDFKKLKPRDIGFVILGLEHGFTSDDLAVLTEQDILGDRLAHKSNRRKKAENFLREVSSLDEGDLVTHIDHGIGKFLQLETLEAAGTLHDCLKIEYAGGDRLFVPVENIEVLSRFGADEGAVQLDKLGGAGWQARKARVKKDLMAMADGLLKIAAERQLRKTQPIEVSKELYHEFASRFPYAETDDQERAINDVLESLAGSHPMDRLVCGDVGFGKTEVALRAAYVAAMDGFQVAIVAPTTLLARQHYLNFTKRFASTNLRIKQLSRLVSTKEANTIKDGLTDGSVNIVIGTHALFGKGIKFSNLGLLVVDEEQRFGVKQKERLKELKNNVHVLTLTATPIPRTLQMSLTGVKEMSLITTPPVDRLAVRTFVMPTDTHVIREALLREHYRGGQSFYVCPRIADMDELEDMLKDLVPEVKIITAHGQMSPTELEDRMSAFYEGRYEVLLATNIIESGIDIPRANTLVIHRADMFGLAQLYQIRGRIGRSKMRAYAYLTYPANAPLNPQAQKRLEVMETLDTLGSGFQLASHDMDIRGAGNLLGDQQSGHIKEVGVELYQQMLEEAVAIAREGVSLDNMPAQDEGWSPTINLGASVLIPETYVPDLGVRMSLYRRLTDLLESQDIEAFAAELIDRFGDLPEEVQNLLDIVAIKQLCKKAGVSSVEAGPKGAVIGFHNNTPPNIEGLMHWMTSKGGALKMRPDHKLVAIRQWDSVARRVKGVQNLMKELMEITA; the protein is encoded by the coding sequence ATGGCTCAAACCGCAGAAAATATTGAAGTTTCTCAAAACGTCATTTACGGCGCAGTAGAAGGACAGGATGCAAGGTTGCTGGCCGCGCGTGCGCGTGAGATTATGCCTGCTGATAAAGTGCTGGTTCATATCGCACTCGACGATGCGCGCATGGCTATCCTGGGAGAACTTCTGGCTTTCTTCGCACCCGACGCGCATGTAATCGAATTTCCTGCTTGGGACTGTTTGCCCTATGACCGTGTGTCGCCAAATGCAGATATTGTTGTCAAAAGAGTCACAGCGCTGACGCAGATGCTAAACTGGGAGAAAGAATCCAAGCGTTATCCTCGCATTGTTTTGACCACCATCAATGCCGTAACGCAGAGGGTTATGCCCAAGGATGTACTGGACGGTGCGTCTTTTGCCGCGCAAAAAGGCAGCCCTCTAAATGTAGCCGCGCTGCAAAATTTTCTCACACAGAATGGATATACCCGCACGCAAACCGTGCGCGAGGCGGGAGAATACGCCATGCGAGGCGGCATCATTGATCTGTTTCCGCCCGGCTATAGCGATCCACTGCGCCTTGATCTGTTTGGTGATGAGATTGAAACTATCCGCAGCTTTGATCCGCTGACGCAACGCACCCACACAGATGTTAAAAGCCTCCAGCTCCGGCCCGTCACTGAATTCTTCCTCAATGAAGAATCCATTGATCGTTTCCGCAGCAGCTATCGTGAAGCCTTTGGTGTCGTACAAGGCTCCGATCCTTTGTACGAATCCGTCTCAGAAGGGCGGCGTTATAATGGTATGGAACATTGGTTGCCGCTCTTTTATGAAGGCATGAGCACAGTGCTCGATTATGCTGGGCAATATGAAGTAATTCTCGATCACCACGCCCGCCGCGCCGAAGGGGAGCGCCTCAAGCAAATTCGCGATTTCTATCAGTCACGTCAAACCCTCAAAGACGCAGCCCTCAAAAAGAAGAAAAAATCCAAAGACATCAGTCTTTCCGGTGCGTTCTATAATCCGTTGCCACCTGAACGATTATATCTGGGCGAAATCGAATGGGCTGCTACGGTTGCAGATGCACAGCTTCTTTCCCCTTTTGGTGCGCCGGGGCAGGGACATTCCCCCGTCAAAAAAGCCCGCGACTTTGCCGACATCCGTGCGCTTCCCGATGGCGACGTTATCGACGAACTAAAAACTCACATAGCCGGCCTCGCCAACGGCGAGCGTAAAATCCTCATCGCCTGTTTTTCCGAAGGCTCAAAGCAACGCTTGCAAGGGTTGATGGAAGAAGATGGAATCGGCCCGATCAAAGCGGTGACAAACGCCGAAGATTTTAAAAAGCTCAAACCTCGCGATATCGGCTTTGTCATTTTAGGTCTTGAGCACGGGTTTACGTCCGATGATCTTGCGGTGTTGACCGAGCAAGACATCCTCGGCGACCGCCTTGCACACAAGAGCAATCGGCGCAAAAAAGCCGAAAATTTTTTACGCGAAGTCTCAAGTCTTGATGAAGGCGACCTTGTCACCCATATCGACCACGGCATCGGCAAATTCCTCCAACTCGAAACTCTGGAAGCCGCAGGCACTCTGCATGATTGCCTCAAGATCGAATATGCCGGCGGCGACCGTCTCTTCGTACCGGTAGAAAATATCGAAGTCCTCTCACGCTTTGGTGCTGATGAAGGTGCGGTCCAGCTTGATAAACTCGGTGGGGCAGGATGGCAGGCCCGCAAAGCCCGCGTTAAAAAAGATTTGATGGCCATGGCCGATGGTCTTCTCAAAATCGCAGCCGAACGCCAACTCCGTAAGACACAACCTATCGAAGTCTCCAAAGAACTATACCACGAATTCGCCAGCCGCTTTCCTTACGCGGAAACTGACGATCAGGAACGCGCCATTAACGACGTGCTGGAAAGCCTTGCCGGGTCGCACCCCATGGACCGTCTTGTTTGCGGCGATGTCGGCTTTGGTAAAACCGAAGTTGCCCTGCGCGCAGCCTATGTCGCCGCAATGGACGGTTTTCAGGTTGCTATTGTTGCACCGACCACCTTGCTCGCACGCCAGCACTATCTTAATTTTACCAAACGTTTTGCCAGCACAAACTTGCGTATCAAACAACTCTCGCGGCTTGTCTCTACAAAAGAAGCCAATACCATCAAAGACGGCCTCACCGACGGTAGCGTCAATATCGTCATCGGTACGCATGCGTTGTTCGGCAAGGGTATAAAATTCAGCAATCTCGGCCTTTTGGTTGTTGATGAAGAACAACGTTTCGGCGTCAAACAAAAAGAGCGCCTCAAAGAGCTAAAAAACAATGTGCATGTCCTCACTTTGACAGCCACGCCTATCCCGCGCACGCTGCAAATGTCACTTACCGGCGTCAAGGAAATGTCGCTCATCACGACCCCGCCCGTTGACCGTCTCGCCGTGCGTACCTTCGTCATGCCCACCGACACGCATGTTATCCGTGAAGCGCTGCTACGTGAACATTATCGCGGCGGCCAGAGTTTTTACGTTTGCCCGCGCATCGCCGACATGGATGAGCTTGAAGATATGCTCAAAGACCTCGTACCTGAGGTTAAAATTATCACCGCCCACGGGCAAATGTCCCCAACCGAACTTGAAGATCGTATGAGCGCTTTTTACGAAGGCCGCTACGAAGTCTTGCTTGCTACTAATATCATTGAAAGCGGCATCGACATTCCACGCGCCAATACACTCGTAATTCACCGCGCCGATATGTTCGGCTTGGCACAGCTCTACCAGATCCGTGGACGCATTGGCCGTTCAAAGATGCGCGCTTATGCCTATCTCACATACCCCGCTAACGCGCCATTAAATCCTCAAGCGCAAAAACGCCTCGAAGTCATGGAGACGCTCGATACGCTCGGCAGTGGTTTTCAACTTGCTTCTCACGACATGGACATCCGTGGTGCCGGAAACCTGCTCGGCGATCAGCAATCCGGTCATATCAAGGAAGTCGGTGTCGAGCTATACCAGCAAATGCTCGAAGAAGCGGTTGCCATAGCCCGCGAGGGCGTTTCGCTCGATAATATGCCTGCGCAGGATGAAGGCTGGTCGCCCACCATCAATCTCGGGGCGTCCGTGCTTATTCCCGAAACTTATGTGCCGGATCTTGGCGTGCGTATGAGCCTGTATCGCCGTCTCACTGATCTTTTAGAGTCGCAAGACATCGAAGCCTTCGCCGCTGAATTGATTGATCGTTTCGGCGATCTTCCCGAAGAAGTGCAAAATCTGCTCGACATTGTCGCCATTAAACAACTCTGTAAAAAAGCCGGAGTTTCATCGGTAGAAGCAGGGCCAAAAGGTGCAGTTATCGGTTTTCACAATAACACTCCGCCTAATATCGAAGGCTTGATGCACTGGATGACGTCCAAAGGCGGCGCCCTGAAAATGCGCCCAGATCACAAACTCGTTGCCATCCGCCAGTGGGACAGCGTTGCCCGGCGCGTCAAAGGTGTGCAAAACCTGATGAAAGAATTGATGGAAATAACCGCATAA